The Iamia majanohamensis genome window below encodes:
- a CDS encoding diadenylate cyclase has product MQLDGPARRLKEEMRESGVHLDVRPEAFVLAIAELDHARRPPLFEGRRSFHCAIVLDGATLDDSPFDVEVIDIPHDLDTAREMADGRSSFVLRRTDTPTVGLACFEQPLQFESDLVRLHQATGALLVQRTARFEVVRLFADDQVVTWDGRSWRAHPTASELSARLVGAEGLSADARLTVDRVLELALHWLSPSRAGATFVIGPELDGHHDRSATVGSLPLSVRERRHFAPLRALLSQRDLATTVDPCGQITAVGVGLHTSDEANREVVGSGGMRHRSAQRTSYDHPDHVIVVVSEDGPVTVYRAGQVVAASEGTDPPV; this is encoded by the coding sequence GTGCAGCTCGACGGCCCGGCACGCCGGCTGAAGGAGGAGATGAGGGAGTCCGGGGTGCACCTCGACGTGCGGCCCGAGGCCTTCGTGCTCGCCATCGCCGAGCTCGACCACGCCCGGCGGCCGCCGCTGTTCGAGGGGCGGCGGTCGTTCCACTGCGCCATCGTCCTCGACGGCGCGACCCTCGACGACAGCCCCTTCGACGTCGAGGTCATCGACATCCCCCACGACCTCGACACGGCGCGGGAGATGGCCGACGGGCGCTCGTCGTTCGTGCTGCGCCGCACCGACACCCCCACGGTGGGGCTGGCCTGCTTCGAGCAGCCCCTGCAGTTCGAGTCCGACCTGGTGCGGCTGCACCAGGCGACCGGGGCCCTCCTCGTCCAGCGCACGGCCCGCTTCGAGGTCGTGCGCCTCTTCGCCGACGACCAGGTGGTGACCTGGGACGGGCGCTCGTGGCGGGCCCACCCCACCGCGTCGGAGCTCTCGGCCCGGCTGGTCGGTGCCGAGGGGCTGTCGGCCGACGCCCGCCTGACCGTCGACCGGGTGCTGGAGCTGGCCCTCCACTGGCTGTCGCCCAGCCGGGCGGGGGCCACCTTCGTCATCGGTCCCGAGCTCGACGGCCACCACGACCGCTCGGCCACGGTCGGCTCGCTGCCCCTCTCGGTGCGGGAGCGGCGGCACTTCGCCCCGCTGCGGGCGCTGCTGTCCCAGCGGGACCTGGCGACCACCGTCGACCCGTGCGGGCAGATCACGGCCGTCGGGGTGGGCCTCCACACCAGCGACGAGGCCAACCGCGAGGTCGTTGGCTCCGGCGGGATGCGGCACCGGTCGGCCCAGCGCACCAGCTACGACCACCCCGACCACGTGATCGTGGTGGTGAGCGAGGACGGCCCCGTCACCGTCTACCGGGCGGGCCAGGTGGTGGCCGCCTCCGAGGGCACCGACCCGCCCGTCTGA
- a CDS encoding fused MFS/spermidine synthase, producing MRTAPASITVFGTSAAVLVVETIAGRLMAPYVGISLETFTGIIGTMLAGIAVGAGVGGWLADRWDPRRMVGPAIVAGGALCWLSLPVISALGPLVGTGPVAIVTLTVASFFLPVAVLSAVSPMVAALRLDRLDHTGSVVGGLSAAGTFGALVGTFLTGFVLVAALPSRVVVLLVGAVLVVVGIAASWRLARSRPDVPTVAAVLVCLAVGQGAGTPCEQETAYYCVRVESDASDPSVRDLYLDRLRHASVDLDDPTALDIRYVRLLADVVDAQPPGPLDTLHVGGGGFTLPRYVQAERPGSTDRVVEIDGELVDIAEDELGLELGDGISVEVGDGRLVIDEQPTDSVDLVVGDAFGSQAVPWHLTTVEVVEEIDRALRPGGVYAMNVLDGGGSHFARAQIATLDAVFDHVAMVEPERGIPGSGTTNLVLVASDAPLAPLDVEAGDGRVVDGAELDAFVDGADRLTDDHAPVDQLLRR from the coding sequence ATGCGCACGGCCCCTGCCTCGATCACCGTGTTCGGGACCTCGGCGGCCGTCCTCGTCGTGGAGACCATCGCCGGCCGGCTGATGGCGCCCTACGTGGGGATCTCCCTGGAGACCTTCACCGGCATCATCGGCACCATGCTCGCGGGCATCGCCGTGGGTGCCGGCGTCGGCGGCTGGCTCGCGGACCGGTGGGACCCGAGGCGGATGGTCGGCCCCGCCATCGTGGCCGGCGGGGCGCTGTGCTGGCTGTCGCTGCCGGTGATCTCGGCGCTCGGCCCGCTCGTCGGCACCGGGCCGGTCGCCATCGTCACCCTCACCGTGGCGTCGTTCTTCCTGCCCGTCGCCGTCCTCAGCGCGGTGAGCCCGATGGTGGCCGCCCTCCGGCTCGACCGCCTCGACCACACCGGGTCGGTCGTCGGCGGGCTGTCGGCCGCAGGGACCTTCGGGGCGCTGGTGGGCACGTTCCTCACCGGCTTCGTCCTCGTCGCCGCCCTCCCGTCCCGGGTCGTCGTGCTCCTGGTCGGCGCCGTGCTCGTCGTGGTGGGCATCGCCGCGTCGTGGCGGCTGGCCCGGTCCCGGCCCGACGTCCCCACCGTCGCCGCCGTGCTGGTGTGCCTGGCGGTGGGCCAGGGGGCGGGCACGCCGTGCGAGCAGGAGACGGCGTACTACTGCGTCCGGGTCGAGAGCGACGCCTCGGACCCGTCGGTGCGCGACCTCTACCTCGACCGCCTGCGCCATGCCTCGGTCGACCTCGACGACCCCACCGCCCTCGACATCCGCTACGTGCGCCTCCTGGCCGACGTGGTCGACGCGCAGCCCCCGGGTCCCCTCGACACCCTCCACGTCGGCGGCGGCGGCTTCACCCTGCCCCGCTACGTCCAGGCGGAGCGACCGGGCAGCACCGACCGGGTGGTGGAGATCGACGGCGAGCTGGTCGACATCGCCGAGGACGAGCTGGGCCTCGAGCTCGGGGACGGGATCTCCGTGGAGGTCGGCGACGGGCGCCTGGTCATCGACGAGCAGCCGACCGACAGCGTCGACCTGGTGGTCGGCGACGCCTTCGGCAGCCAGGCCGTCCCCTGGCACCTCACGACCGTCGAGGTGGTGGAGGAGATCGACCGGGCCCTCCGCCCCGGCGGGGTGTACGCCATGAACGTGCTCGACGGTGGGGGGAGCCACTTCGCCCGGGCCCAGATCGCCACCCTCGACGCCGTCTTCGACCACGTGGCCATGGTCGAGCCCGAGCGGGGCATCCCCGGGAGCGGCACCACGAACCTCGTCCTCGTGGCCTCCGACGCCCCGCTGGCGCCGCTGGACGTCGAGGCCGGCGACGGGCGCGTGGTCGACGGCGCCGAGCTCGACGCCTTCGTCGACGGGGCCGACCGGCTGACCGACGACCACGCCCCGGTCGACCAGCTCCTCCGCCGCTGA
- a CDS encoding MMPL family transporter — protein MSKILYRLGHWSVRRRRWVLAAWLTLLLAVGALSGAFGGATSDAFSIPGTESQEAVDLLEERFPEASGSSARLVFASTDDTPLSDPGLQAQVEDTLDEVADAPEVVTVSDPFATGTVSPEGLVAFAEVGYATPANEVPEEAAAALEEVASARTSPALQVELGGEVGPHEEPGHTSELIGLAVAVVVLLISFGSLVAMGLPLASALIGVGVGLSGVTLVAGFTDLSSTAPILATMIGLAVGIDYALFIVTRHRQDLAEGHTVEEAAARANATAGGAVVFAGMTVVIALAGLAVVGIPFLTVMGLAAAVTVLIAVAIAVTLLPALLGFAGRNIDRWRIGRARTGSAAESHHTLSARWARRVVARPGLALAGGLAFMAVLALPMLSMRLGMPDAGSQPPDTTARQAYDLLAEGFGPGFNGPLTMVVDLTDAADPDAATAQLSAAVAEDPGVQLVTPAQPNAAGDTAIVGVIPTTAPSSAETSELVHHLRDDVLPDVEGATGAEASVAGPTALLIDVSDKLSEALPVFMGLVIGLTMVLLLVVFRSLLVPVKAAIAILLSIGASFGVLVAIFQWGWLQALVGLQEPVPIISFLPILMFAVLFGLSMDYEVFILSRIREDYVRTGQARASVISGLTSSARVITAAALIMISVFASFALDVDPTVKMMGIGFSVAVLLDATVVRMVIVPATMALFGDRAWALPGWLDRVLPDLDVEGEHLIEALDEDGGDGSDGAVGGPPAGDRELVGTR, from the coding sequence ATGTCGAAGATCCTGTACCGCCTGGGCCACTGGTCCGTCCGCCGGCGCCGGTGGGTGCTGGCCGCGTGGCTGACCCTGCTGCTCGCCGTGGGCGCCCTCTCCGGCGCCTTCGGCGGCGCCACCAGCGACGCCTTCTCCATCCCCGGCACCGAGTCCCAGGAGGCCGTGGACCTCCTGGAGGAGCGCTTCCCCGAGGCCTCGGGCTCCTCGGCCCGGCTGGTGTTCGCCTCGACCGACGACACCCCGCTGAGCGACCCCGGCCTGCAGGCCCAGGTGGAGGACACCCTGGACGAGGTGGCCGACGCGCCCGAGGTGGTGACCGTGAGCGACCCCTTCGCCACGGGCACGGTCTCGCCCGAGGGCCTGGTCGCCTTCGCCGAGGTCGGCTACGCCACGCCGGCCAACGAGGTGCCGGAGGAGGCGGCCGCCGCCCTGGAGGAGGTCGCGTCGGCCCGCACGTCCCCCGCCCTCCAGGTCGAGCTGGGCGGGGAGGTCGGGCCCCACGAGGAGCCCGGCCACACCTCCGAGCTCATCGGCCTCGCCGTGGCCGTGGTCGTGCTGCTGATCTCGTTCGGCTCCCTGGTGGCCATGGGCCTGCCCCTGGCCAGCGCCCTGATCGGCGTCGGCGTCGGCCTCAGCGGCGTCACCCTCGTCGCCGGCTTCACCGACCTCTCGTCGACCGCGCCCATCCTCGCCACCATGATCGGCCTCGCCGTGGGCATCGACTACGCCCTCTTCATCGTCACCCGCCACCGCCAGGACCTGGCCGAGGGGCACACGGTGGAGGAGGCCGCGGCCCGGGCCAACGCCACCGCCGGCGGCGCCGTCGTGTTCGCCGGCATGACCGTGGTGATCGCCCTCGCCGGCCTCGCCGTCGTCGGCATCCCGTTCCTCACCGTCATGGGCCTGGCCGCGGCGGTGACCGTGCTCATCGCCGTCGCCATCGCGGTGACGCTGCTCCCCGCCCTGCTCGGCTTCGCCGGCCGCAACATCGACCGCTGGCGCATCGGCCGGGCCCGCACCGGGTCCGCGGCGGAGTCCCACCACACCCTCAGCGCCCGCTGGGCCCGCCGCGTCGTCGCCCGGCCCGGCCTCGCCCTCGCCGGGGGACTGGCGTTCATGGCGGTCCTCGCCCTCCCGATGCTGTCCATGCGCCTGGGCATGCCCGACGCCGGGTCCCAGCCCCCCGACACCACCGCGCGCCAGGCCTACGACCTGCTGGCCGAGGGCTTCGGGCCCGGGTTCAACGGGCCCCTCACGATGGTCGTCGACCTGACCGACGCGGCCGACCCCGACGCCGCGACCGCCCAGCTGTCGGCCGCGGTGGCCGAGGACCCGGGCGTGCAGCTGGTCACCCCCGCCCAGCCCAACGCCGCCGGCGACACCGCCATCGTCGGGGTCATCCCCACGACCGCGCCGTCATCGGCCGAGACCTCCGAGCTGGTCCACCACCTGCGCGACGACGTCCTCCCCGACGTCGAGGGCGCGACCGGGGCCGAGGCATCGGTCGCCGGCCCCACCGCGCTGCTCATCGACGTCTCGGACAAGCTGTCCGAGGCCCTGCCGGTGTTCATGGGGCTGGTGATCGGCCTCACCATGGTCCTGCTGCTCGTGGTGTTCCGCTCGCTGCTGGTGCCGGTGAAGGCGGCCATCGCCATCCTGCTCAGCATCGGGGCCAGCTTCGGCGTGCTCGTCGCCATCTTCCAGTGGGGTTGGCTGCAGGCCCTGGTCGGCCTGCAGGAGCCGGTGCCGATCATCAGCTTCCTCCCCATCCTCATGTTCGCCGTGCTCTTCGGGCTCTCGATGGACTACGAGGTCTTCATCCTCAGCCGCATCCGGGAGGACTACGTCCGCACGGGCCAGGCCCGGGCGAGCGTCATCTCCGGGCTGACCAGCTCGGCGCGGGTCATCACCGCGGCGGCGCTCATCATGATCAGCGTCTTCGCCAGCTTCGCCCTCGACGTGGACCCCACGGTCAAGATGATGGGCATCGGCTTCTCGGTGGCCGTGCTGCTCGACGCGACGGTCGTGCGCATGGTCATCGTGCCCGCCACCATGGCCCTCTTCGGCGACCGCGCCTGGGCCCTGCCCGGCTGGCTCGACCGGGTCCTCCCCGACCTCGACGTCGAGGGCGAGCACCTCATCGAGGCGCTCGACGAGGACGGCGGCGACGGGTCCGACGGAGCCGTCGGGGGGCCTCCCGCCGGCGACCGCGAGCTCGTCGGCACCCGGTAG
- a CDS encoding response regulator transcription factor: MTSLPEPTGRRILVADDEGSLRDLVSTALEFVGHEVHLAVDGTEALALASSVAPDLIVLDVNMPGVDGVEVCRRLRADGDTTPVVFLTAKDAPSDVVAGLAAGGDDHLAKPFNLQVLIARIDAVLRRSDAAGTGPGDPRHLTFADIEMDDAAHRVARAGRPVDLAPTEFRLLRYLLLNPDIVLSKAQIAEHIWQYDFGGDPNVVETYVSYLRKKLGEPRVIQTVRGVGYVLREG; this comes from the coding sequence GTGACATCGCTGCCCGAGCCGACCGGACGACGGATCCTCGTCGCCGACGACGAGGGCTCGCTGCGCGACCTGGTGAGCACGGCCCTCGAGTTCGTGGGCCACGAGGTGCACCTCGCCGTCGACGGCACGGAGGCCCTCGCCCTGGCGTCGTCGGTCGCCCCCGACCTCATCGTGCTCGACGTCAACATGCCCGGCGTCGACGGCGTCGAGGTGTGCCGCCGCCTGCGCGCCGACGGCGACACCACGCCGGTCGTCTTCCTGACGGCCAAGGACGCGCCGAGCGACGTGGTCGCCGGGCTGGCGGCCGGCGGCGACGACCACCTGGCCAAGCCGTTCAACCTCCAGGTGCTCATCGCCCGCATCGACGCCGTGCTCCGCCGCAGCGACGCCGCCGGCACCGGGCCCGGGGACCCCCGCCACCTCACCTTCGCCGACATCGAGATGGACGACGCCGCCCACCGCGTGGCGCGGGCGGGGCGACCGGTCGACCTGGCCCCCACCGAGTTCCGCCTGCTCCGGTACCTGCTGCTCAACCCCGACATCGTCCTCAGCAAGGCCCAGATCGCCGAGCACATCTGGCAGTACGACTTCGGCGGCGACCCGAACGTGGTGGAGACCTACGTCTCCTACCTGCGCAAGAAGCTGGGCGAGCCCCGGGTCATCCAGACGGTGCGGGGCGTCGGGTACGTGCTGCGGGAGGGCTGA
- a CDS encoding sensor histidine kinase, producing the protein MRRPHAPRLPNRWRITGWIVVSVLAVTFLVGIVAVAQVEGRFTEQVDGELRAQTRGLTTALDVIDPADLERLAESSPGGVGDTTYGITVVDASGDVLSIPSGPADEPDPPIDTSPEAIGALRSQAGAPFDLRSADGSVTYRAMSAPLEDGGLAVVTRSLRQRDEAITAVVGTLAVAGAVAAVLISLIVAVVSSLVTRPLDAMIDAAEAIGEGDLSSRVPTTGVEDVARLATALNQMLDRLEQAFSAREASEDALRRFVADASHELRTPLAAVLGYAELHQAGMAGDPAAVDRSMARIRAEGERMRLIVEELLTLARLDEGRPMEHLPVDLADLARLAVDDARAIEPDRPLALDVPDGSVTTPGDAMSLRQAVDNLLANARAHTPEGTPVRVTVRRRDGRAQLVVRDEGPGMGPEEAAHVFDRFYRSDASRTRPGGSGLGLAIVAAIAHAHEGTATVASAPGEGSTFTLALPTDG; encoded by the coding sequence ATGCGCCGCCCCCACGCCCCGCGCCTGCCCAACCGGTGGCGCATCACCGGCTGGATCGTGGTGTCGGTGCTCGCCGTCACCTTCCTGGTCGGCATCGTGGCCGTGGCCCAGGTGGAGGGGCGCTTCACCGAGCAGGTCGACGGGGAGCTGCGCGCCCAGACCCGCGGGCTCACGACCGCGCTCGACGTGATCGACCCCGCCGACCTCGAGCGGCTGGCCGAGTCCTCGCCCGGCGGGGTCGGCGACACCACCTACGGGATCACCGTCGTCGACGCGTCCGGCGACGTGCTGTCGATCCCGTCGGGTCCGGCCGACGAGCCCGACCCCCCCATCGACACGTCCCCGGAGGCCATCGGCGCGCTGCGGAGCCAGGCCGGCGCGCCCTTCGACCTCCGGAGCGCCGACGGCTCGGTCACCTACCGGGCGATGTCGGCCCCGCTGGAGGACGGGGGCCTGGCCGTGGTCACCCGGTCGCTGCGGCAGCGCGACGAGGCGATCACGGCGGTCGTCGGCACCCTGGCCGTCGCCGGGGCCGTCGCCGCCGTGCTCATCAGCCTCATCGTCGCCGTCGTCTCCAGCCTCGTCACCCGGCCCCTCGACGCCATGATCGACGCCGCCGAGGCGATCGGCGAGGGCGACCTGTCGTCGCGGGTCCCGACCACGGGCGTGGAGGACGTGGCCCGGCTGGCCACCGCCCTCAACCAGATGCTCGACCGCCTGGAGCAGGCGTTCTCGGCGAGGGAGGCCTCCGAGGACGCCCTGCGGCGCTTCGTGGCCGACGCCTCCCACGAGCTGCGGACCCCCCTCGCCGCCGTCCTCGGCTACGCCGAGCTGCACCAGGCCGGCATGGCGGGCGACCCGGCCGCCGTCGACCGGTCGATGGCACGCATCCGGGCCGAGGGCGAGCGCATGCGCCTCATCGTGGAGGAGCTGCTGACCCTGGCCCGCCTCGACGAGGGCCGGCCCATGGAGCACCTGCCGGTCGACCTCGCCGACCTGGCCCGCCTCGCCGTCGACGACGCCCGCGCCATCGAGCCCGACCGGCCCCTGGCCCTCGACGTCCCGGACGGGAGCGTCACCACCCCCGGCGACGCCATGTCGCTGCGCCAGGCCGTCGACAACCTGCTCGCCAACGCCCGGGCCCACACGCCGGAGGGCACCCCCGTGCGGGTCACCGTCCGGCGCCGGGACGGGCGGGCGCAGCTGGTGGTGCGCGACGAGGGCCCGGGGATGGGCCCCGAGGAGGCTGCCCACGTCTTCGACCGCTTCTACCGCTCCGACGCCTCCCGCACCCGCCCGGGCGGCTCGGGCCTGGGCCTGGCGATCGTCGCCGCCATCGCCCACGCCCACGAGGGCACGGCGACGGTGGCCTCCGCCCCCGGCGAGGGCTCCACCTTCACCCTCGCCCTCCCCACCGACGGCTGA
- a CDS encoding rhodanese-like domain-containing protein, giving the protein MLLAVLAVVGLALVTACSDADEGSTGGATDTTTAAGAAPGQEAAEVALEEERTVIDVRTPEEYADGHVADARLIDVQDPSFDDAIAELPTDVEYVVYCRTGNRSAAAAERMREAGLEVLDGGGLPDMVDAGWPSTAG; this is encoded by the coding sequence GTGCTCCTCGCCGTCCTGGCCGTGGTCGGCCTGGCCCTCGTCACGGCCTGCAGCGATGCGGACGAGGGCAGCACCGGAGGGGCCACCGACACCACGACCGCCGCGGGCGCCGCGCCGGGCCAGGAGGCCGCCGAGGTCGCCCTGGAGGAGGAGCGCACCGTCATCGACGTCCGCACCCCCGAGGAGTACGCCGACGGCCACGTGGCCGACGCTCGGCTGATCGACGTCCAGGACCCGTCGTTCGACGACGCCATCGCCGAGCTCCCCACCGACGTCGAGTACGTCGTCTACTGCCGGACCGGCAACCGCTCGGCCGCCGCGGCCGAGCGGATGCGGGAGGCCGGCCTCGAGGTGCTCGACGGCGGCGGACTGCCTGACATGGTCGACGCCGGCTGGCCCTCCACGGCGGGGTGA
- a CDS encoding site-specific integrase → MPRRIYSKPIASFEYGTRVYAPSESRPTYRVIAKDPDGKRIFLRFATEDEARERAREIETSLASSVTLPGRGTAPITVGQLMDRYLASLGSRSTRYAERQEYLLRCWVRPVLDDHPLRAWTPADSDQVLDQARASLAPATVQNLGAAMRALVTFAFKNRWLPREADPMWKVQYTPKPEHQGEATGYVPRDDLPTDEQCAALFAALAGQGHPDWALAMRLKHRSGLRWGELIALRPSDLTFSLKRSVAVVRAVEQSRQGFAIKTTKNRQRRQTIFPASLRDDLAAWCDQRPSDGLLFTGTDGDFANRRTVQRFWARAANAAGWPMQGPMSSIWHPHDLRHVAACWMLFDVGLEAPAVSAMLGHANTAFTLSRYVSVRGDLAATATAATDAW, encoded by the coding sequence ATGCCGCGCCGGATCTACAGCAAACCCATCGCCTCGTTCGAGTACGGGACCCGCGTCTACGCCCCGTCCGAGTCCAGGCCCACCTACCGGGTCATCGCCAAGGACCCCGACGGCAAACGGATCTTCCTGCGCTTCGCGACCGAGGACGAGGCCCGTGAGCGCGCCCGGGAGATCGAGACCTCACTCGCCTCGTCGGTCACCCTCCCCGGGAGGGGGACCGCCCCGATCACCGTCGGGCAGCTCATGGACCGCTATCTCGCCAGCCTCGGGTCCCGGTCGACCCGGTACGCCGAGCGTCAGGAGTACCTCCTCCGCTGCTGGGTCCGCCCCGTGCTCGACGATCACCCGCTTCGCGCCTGGACACCCGCCGACTCTGACCAGGTGCTCGATCAGGCTCGTGCCTCGCTGGCGCCGGCGACGGTGCAGAACCTCGGAGCCGCGATGCGTGCGCTCGTCACGTTCGCCTTTAAGAACCGTTGGCTCCCGCGTGAGGCGGACCCGATGTGGAAGGTGCAGTACACGCCGAAGCCGGAGCATCAAGGTGAGGCGACCGGCTACGTCCCCCGCGACGATCTGCCCACCGACGAGCAGTGCGCCGCCCTCTTCGCTGCGCTCGCCGGCCAGGGCCACCCGGACTGGGCGCTGGCCATGAGGCTCAAGCACCGAAGCGGTCTCCGCTGGGGCGAGCTCATCGCCCTTCGCCCGTCCGACCTGACCTTCTCGCTGAAGCGCAGCGTCGCCGTGGTGCGCGCGGTCGAGCAGTCCCGGCAGGGCTTCGCCATCAAGACGACCAAGAACCGGCAGCGCCGGCAGACGATCTTCCCCGCCAGCCTTCGCGACGACCTCGCCGCCTGGTGCGATCAGCGCCCCTCCGACGGCTTGCTGTTCACCGGCACCGACGGCGACTTCGCCAACCGCCGGACGGTTCAGCGCTTCTGGGCCCGGGCTGCCAACGCCGCCGGCTGGCCGATGCAGGGACCCATGTCCTCGATCTGGCACCCCCACGACCTACGGCACGTCGCCGCCTGCTGGATGCTCTTCGACGTCGGCCTCGAGGCGCCCGCGGTGAGCGCCATGCTCGGCCACGCCAACACCGCCTTCACCCTCAGCCGCTACGTCAGCGTCCGAGGCGACCTCGCCGCCACCGCCACCGCCGCCACCGATGCGTGGTAA
- a CDS encoding DNA sulfur modification protein DndB encodes MSNKTLIPAFRASAGDWQYFLCMMKYAEVARSVGFAYELGGNQDLGTMIQRGITERTTEIRDYLLNNEHHFLGSLVVAAFGGHAEYVPVEMADAEGLLSGVDREFGVLTFDGSHQFFALDGQHRLRAIKDAIKKDPHLGDDDIGVIVVPHFDDVKGRQRTRRLFSNINRNAKATSAQENIALDEDDGYAIITRRLLDEHPFFSVPGRVAVIKKVGESGELTLASANITANSPAWTSIGVLYNVLRSLGFDLDPSMENKAKRPSDEVLDAAYIALADRLVALLDACGDLKRTIESGKSARDIRGPKGRESSGHPLMRPVVQTQVARAARHLVEQELLTWDDYLKGMKSLTWELSSAPFSTVWIEGGGDVKPKMASGKGFNELLFKLLLVHLAPQFKAEIKRATSEYRALKGRKYPVAEEDLTALLPTA; translated from the coding sequence ATGTCCAACAAGACTCTCATCCCGGCCTTCCGGGCCTCCGCCGGAGACTGGCAGTACTTCCTTTGCATGATGAAGTACGCCGAAGTCGCGCGTTCGGTCGGGTTCGCCTACGAACTCGGTGGCAATCAAGACCTCGGCACGATGATCCAGCGAGGCATCACCGAGCGGACGACGGAGATCCGTGACTACCTTCTCAACAACGAGCACCACTTCCTCGGTTCGCTCGTAGTGGCAGCCTTCGGCGGGCACGCCGAGTACGTGCCGGTGGAGATGGCCGATGCCGAAGGACTGCTGTCCGGCGTCGACCGCGAGTTCGGCGTCCTGACCTTCGACGGCTCGCACCAGTTCTTCGCCCTCGACGGACAGCACCGGCTCCGCGCCATCAAGGACGCGATCAAGAAGGACCCGCACCTCGGTGACGATGACATCGGCGTGATTGTGGTTCCCCATTTCGACGACGTGAAGGGCCGGCAGCGGACCCGCCGGCTGTTCTCCAACATCAACCGCAACGCCAAGGCGACCTCCGCGCAGGAGAACATCGCGCTCGACGAGGACGACGGATATGCGATCATCACCCGCCGGCTGCTCGACGAGCACCCCTTCTTCTCGGTTCCCGGTCGCGTCGCCGTCATCAAGAAGGTCGGCGAGTCGGGCGAACTGACTCTCGCTAGCGCCAACATCACGGCGAACTCTCCAGCGTGGACGTCGATCGGTGTCCTGTACAACGTGCTCCGCTCGCTCGGATTCGATCTAGACCCGAGCATGGAAAACAAGGCGAAGCGCCCGTCAGACGAGGTGCTCGATGCCGCATACATAGCGCTCGCCGACCGCCTCGTCGCACTCTTGGATGCCTGTGGCGATCTCAAGCGCACGATTGAGTCGGGGAAGAGCGCACGAGATATCCGAGGTCCGAAGGGCCGCGAGAGCAGCGGGCACCCGCTGATGCGCCCGGTCGTGCAGACCCAGGTAGCACGAGCGGCCCGCCACCTCGTCGAGCAGGAGCTGCTCACGTGGGACGACTACCTGAAGGGCATGAAGAGCCTGACGTGGGAGCTCTCCTCTGCACCGTTCTCGACCGTCTGGATCGAAGGCGGTGGCGACGTCAAGCCGAAAATGGCCTCCGGCAAGGGCTTCAACGAACTCCTGTTCAAGTTGCTGCTTGTCCACCTTGCCCCTCAGTTCAAGGCCGAGATCAAGCGTGCGACGTCCGAGTACCGGGCGCTGAAGGGCCGCAAGTATCCCGTTGCCGAGGAAGACCTCACTGCGCTGCTGCCCACGGCGTAG